One window from the genome of Synechococcus sp. PROS-7-1 encodes:
- a CDS encoding carboxylesterase — MGASPDPIVLPGGSTTVVLIHGYTGSPAEMGLLADSLQREGYGVECPLLAGHGTCLEDLMPVDPDQWLNQIEAVVDRLQQQGQSVVVGGLSLGSILALQVARRRPSIQGVITYSPPIISGDPRALIAPLLAKVLASVPRPPDDFVDPTTAERIWTYNRWPSRCSVKVLELIADTRRHLAEVRQPLLVMASRLDRVITVRGVNRLRQRVSSSAVELQWLENSGHLITTDAEWRTVASVTAAFIKRLSTTHAAINTKG, encoded by the coding sequence GTGGGCGCCTCACCCGATCCGATTGTTCTACCGGGTGGTTCCACCACCGTGGTGTTGATTCATGGCTACACCGGATCACCTGCTGAGATGGGTCTGCTGGCCGACTCTTTGCAGCGCGAGGGCTATGGGGTGGAGTGCCCCTTGCTCGCTGGGCATGGCACCTGCCTCGAGGATCTGATGCCGGTGGATCCTGATCAATGGCTCAATCAGATCGAGGCCGTGGTCGATCGCTTGCAGCAGCAAGGTCAGAGCGTGGTGGTGGGTGGTTTGTCGTTGGGATCGATCCTGGCGTTGCAAGTGGCGCGGCGGCGACCGTCCATCCAAGGTGTGATCACCTATTCACCACCGATCATCAGCGGTGATCCGCGTGCTCTGATCGCACCGTTGCTGGCCAAGGTTCTGGCTTCGGTTCCGCGGCCCCCTGATGACTTCGTTGATCCCACCACCGCTGAGCGCATCTGGACCTACAACCGCTGGCCATCTCGCTGCAGCGTGAAGGTTCTGGAGCTGATTGCCGACACGCGCCGCCATCTGGCGGAGGTGAGGCAACCCTTGCTGGTGATGGCCAGTCGTCTTGATCGGGTGATCACGGTGCGCGGTGTGAATCGTCTGCGTCAGCGGGTCAGCTCTTCTGCTGTGGAGCTTCAGTGGTTAGAGAACAGCGGACACCTGATCACCACAGACGCGGAATGGCGCACCGTGGCGTCTGTGACCGCCGCGTTCATCAAGCGCCTCAGCACGACTCACGCAGCCATCAATACCAAGGGTTGA
- the argF gene encoding ornithine carbamoyltransferase, protein MASASTSVAAALTALSGSDFLSSADVSAEQTAALLQLAIQLKNGERRIDLGNRVLGLIFTKASTRTRVSFQVAMARLGGQTVDLNPQVTQLGRGEPLEDTARVLSRFCDVLAIRTFAQQELADYAHWASIPVINALTDLEHPCQALADFLTMQEVFGDLQGQTLAYVGDGNNVAHSLMLCGALLGVNVRIGCPEGFEPLPGVVDQARALSVGGAQISVITDPVEAVRGAQALYTDVWASMGQEQEQAERERAFQGFCLNEDLLAEADSRAIVLHCLPAHRGEEISAGVMEGPSSRIFDQAENRLHAQQALLAAVLGGL, encoded by the coding sequence ATGGCGTCCGCCTCCACCAGTGTCGCCGCCGCTCTCACTGCGTTGAGCGGCAGCGACTTCCTTTCGTCAGCCGATGTTTCTGCAGAACAGACTGCGGCATTGCTACAGCTGGCCATTCAGCTCAAAAACGGCGAGCGTCGGATTGATCTGGGCAATCGGGTGCTGGGGTTGATCTTCACCAAAGCGTCAACGCGCACCCGGGTGAGCTTTCAGGTGGCCATGGCCCGCCTCGGTGGTCAAACCGTTGACCTCAATCCCCAGGTCACCCAACTCGGTCGCGGCGAGCCTCTGGAAGACACCGCACGTGTGCTCAGCCGCTTCTGCGATGTGCTGGCGATTCGCACCTTCGCCCAGCAGGAGTTGGCGGATTACGCCCACTGGGCCTCCATCCCGGTGATCAATGCGCTTACCGATCTGGAGCACCCCTGCCAAGCCCTCGCTGATTTCCTCACGATGCAGGAGGTGTTCGGCGATCTGCAGGGTCAGACCCTGGCGTATGTGGGAGATGGCAACAATGTGGCTCACTCATTGATGCTCTGTGGCGCCTTGCTTGGCGTGAATGTGCGCATCGGTTGCCCTGAGGGATTTGAGCCACTCCCTGGGGTGGTGGATCAGGCGCGTGCGTTGTCTGTTGGCGGTGCGCAGATCAGCGTGATCACGGATCCAGTGGAGGCCGTGCGAGGGGCGCAAGCGCTTTACACCGATGTGTGGGCGTCCATGGGCCAGGAGCAGGAACAAGCCGAACGTGAGCGGGCTTTTCAGGGCTTCTGCCTCAACGAGGATCTGTTGGCGGAGGCTGATTCCCGCGCCATCGTGTTGCACTGCTTGCCGGCACACCGCGGCGAGGAGATCAGTGCCGGTGTGATGGAGGGCCCCTCAAGTCGGATCTTCGATCAGGCCGAAAACCGTTTGCATGCCCAGCAGGCGTTGTTGGCGGCCGTTCTGGGCGGACTCTGA